In the Enterococcus rotai genome, NNNNNNNNNNNNNNNNNNNNNNNNNNNNNNNNNNNNNNNNNNNNNNNNNNNNNNTTATTTATGTTTACTTGGCTGGATGCCAAGGGAACATCAAAAATTATTGTTTTTTATTTAGCTTTTCTTTTCGTCTTCTAAAAAGTAATACTATGATAAGAAGTAAAATTAATATAACGCCACTTAGCGTTAAGCTTTTTTGAACTAGTTCTCCTGTGGAAGGGTATCTTCCTTCAGGTTTGGAGCCAGTGGGTTGAGTTGCTGAACTATCTCTTACTGGTACACTTGAACTGGTAGAGGGTTCTGTGCTCGAAGACGTTGTACTTTCTTCATAAAAACGAATGCTTCCTTTACCCGAAAAATGTTCAGTATTTTGCTCTTTTGCTTGTGTTGTCACTGGAAGCATCACTAATAAAGAAGCAAGCGAAAAGACTAGCGTAAAACATAGATTTTTTTTTATATTCATTGTCCTTATGCTCACCTCCATTATGGTGTATTACCAAGTTGCCAAAGAATTGTCGCTT is a window encoding:
- a CDS encoding LPXTG cell wall anchor domain-containing protein is translated as MNIKKNLCFTLVFSLASLLVMLPVTTQAKEQNTEHFSGKGSIRFYEESTTSSSTEPSTSSSVPVRDSSATQPTGSKPEGRYPSTGELVQKSLTLSGVILILLLIIVLLFRRRKEKLNKKQ